Proteins co-encoded in one Flavobacteriales bacterium genomic window:
- a CDS encoding DMT family transporter, whose protein sequence is MQNPLRNWLLLLLIGVIWGSSFILMKKGLVVFEDTQIAALRMGLAWLVTLPFLIGRFKEIAKRQWLILLSVGWLGSGIPAFLFATAQTKIDSSLSGMLNSLVPLLTMVFGLLFFGLRTWFLQVVGLLIGLIGALLLIVMPDGIDGFKPQALFVVAASTCYAFNLNVVRKYLSNMPSVLITAGSFLWIGPLCLIYLFSTDFTSRFDHDFAWMSFSAIAVLAVVGTSLAVLMFNRLIQSGGALFASMVTYIVPVIAIGWGVLDGEQVSLWSISGVIIILLGVFLVQKARK, encoded by the coding sequence ATGCAAAATCCACTGCGCAATTGGCTCCTTCTTCTTCTCATAGGCGTCATTTGGGGTAGCTCTTTCATTCTGATGAAAAAGGGGCTGGTGGTTTTTGAAGACACCCAGATTGCGGCCTTGCGCATGGGCTTGGCCTGGCTGGTCACGCTCCCGTTTCTAATTGGGCGCTTCAAAGAGATCGCGAAGCGTCAATGGCTCATTTTGCTTTCCGTTGGTTGGCTAGGTAGCGGTATCCCTGCATTTCTCTTCGCCACGGCCCAGACCAAGATCGATAGTTCGCTCTCAGGAATGCTCAATTCACTCGTTCCTCTGCTCACCATGGTGTTCGGCTTGCTCTTTTTCGGCCTTAGAACATGGTTTTTGCAGGTAGTTGGCCTATTGATCGGATTGATCGGGGCGCTTCTTCTCATCGTTATGCCCGATGGTATCGATGGCTTCAAGCCGCAGGCCTTGTTTGTGGTCGCGGCCAGTACCTGCTATGCCTTCAATCTTAACGTAGTGCGCAAATACCTGAGCAATATGCCGTCCGTGCTTATAACTGCTGGCTCGTTTCTTTGGATCGGACCGCTATGCCTCATTTATCTCTTCTCAACCGATTTCACCTCACGCTTTGATCACGATTTTGCTTGGATGTCTTTCTCCGCCATTGCCGTTTTGGCCGTAGTAGGCACCTCCTTGGCCGTCCTCATGTTCAACAGATTGATACAATCTGGCGGAGCCTTATTCGCATCCATGGTCACTTACATTGTCCCGGTCATTGCCATTGGTTGGGGTGTGTTGGATGGAGAGCAAGTGAGCCTTTGGTCGATTTCTGGGGTTATTATAATCTTATTAGGTGTGTTTTTGGTTCAAAAGGCAAGAAAGTGA